A region of Moorena producens PAL-8-15-08-1 DNA encodes the following proteins:
- a CDS encoding mevalonate kinase, whose product MKLFVPGRLCLFGEHSDWAGGYRCLNPQLETGYTLITGTNQGLYALVLSDPTELIIRTSGREGAPTLCITLPMERSALLAVAKKGGFFSYAAGVAYQCLSRYPVGGIEIDNYRTDLPIKKGLSSSAAISVLVARAFNLLYDLNMSLQEEMELAYLGETTTPSQCGRMDFACAYGNRPIMMMFDGDHTDITELKVPRNLFFVIVDLGASKNTQEILGKLNQCYPFATNEIQQNVQHYLGSISSKITQEAVEALERGDAERIGALMNQAQAEFDRYLIPACPEQLTARVLHHILNYEPIQAYILGGKGVGSQGDGSAQFIVKDKESQQKLIKILERDFPQMESLTLTIYADQ is encoded by the coding sequence ATGAAACTGTTTGTCCCAGGTCGCCTTTGTCTATTTGGGGAACATAGTGATTGGGCAGGAGGCTATCGCTGCCTAAATCCCCAGCTCGAAACAGGCTACACCCTAATCACCGGAACCAATCAGGGACTTTATGCTCTGGTCTTATCTGATCCGACCGAGCTGATTATTCGTACTTCCGGTCGGGAGGGTGCCCCGACCCTTTGTATTACTTTACCAATGGAAAGGAGTGCTCTGCTCGCTGTTGCTAAAAAAGGCGGTTTTTTTAGTTATGCTGCTGGGGTTGCCTACCAGTGTCTCTCTCGCTATCCTGTCGGTGGAATTGAAATCGATAATTACCGCACTGACTTACCAATCAAGAAAGGGCTATCCTCAAGTGCAGCAATTTCCGTCCTAGTTGCCCGCGCCTTCAATCTTCTGTATGACTTAAACATGAGCCTCCAAGAGGAAATGGAGTTAGCCTATCTAGGGGAAACCACCACCCCTTCCCAATGTGGTCGGATGGATTTCGCCTGTGCTTATGGCAATCGACCGATCATGATGATGTTTGATGGTGATCACACCGATATTACTGAACTCAAGGTACCTCGGAATCTATTTTTTGTAATTGTAGACCTCGGGGCGAGTAAAAATACTCAGGAAATACTCGGTAAACTGAATCAGTGCTATCCCTTCGCCACTAACGAAATACAACAAAATGTTCAGCACTATCTTGGTTCAATCAGTTCTAAAATTACTCAGGAGGCCGTTGAGGCTCTGGAAAGGGGTGATGCTGAACGGATTGGTGCCTTGATGAATCAGGCACAAGCTGAATTCGACCGCTATCTTATCCCTGCTTGCCCTGAGCAATTAACTGCTAGAGTGTTGCACCACATCCTGAATTATGAACCAATTCAAGCTTATATCCTAGGGGGAAAGGGAGTGGGCTCTCAAGGGGATGGTAGTGCACAATTTATTGTTAAAGACAAGGAAAGTCAACAAAAGTTAATTAAAATTCTTGAGCGTGATTTCCCCCAAATGGAATCTTTGACGTTAACGATTTATGCAGACCAATAA
- the gloB gene encoding hydroxyacylglutathione hydrolase: MQIYRLPALSDNYIFLLHDPKRNIAAVVDPAEAKPVIQRLKELDAELVAIFNTHHHMDHVGGNRQLIQQFPDVCVYGGAEDRGRIPGQQVFLNECDRVEFGDRLGEVLFVPGHTRGHIAYYFPPVVPGETGELFCGDTLFAGGCGRLFEGTPGQMVESMSKLRDLPDNTRVWCAHEYTLKNLQFALSVDGENPDLQGRFAQVQEARDRKEATVPSHLGVEKHTNPFLRWDEPALQSAAQAKEPVKTFARLREMKDRF, encoded by the coding sequence ATGCAGATTTATCGACTTCCAGCCCTTTCTGACAACTATATCTTCTTATTACACGACCCCAAGCGGAATATTGCTGCTGTGGTTGATCCAGCGGAGGCTAAACCGGTGATACAGCGTCTGAAAGAACTGGATGCCGAATTAGTGGCTATTTTCAACACTCACCATCACATGGATCATGTGGGGGGAAATCGACAGTTGATCCAGCAGTTTCCAGATGTCTGTGTATATGGGGGAGCTGAAGACCGGGGTCGGATTCCTGGTCAACAGGTGTTTTTAAACGAATGCGATCGCGTCGAGTTTGGTGATCGCCTTGGTGAAGTATTATTCGTTCCCGGACACACCAGAGGACATATTGCCTACTACTTTCCCCCAGTAGTCCCTGGTGAAACCGGTGAACTCTTCTGTGGCGACACCCTATTTGCGGGCGGCTGTGGCAGACTATTTGAAGGAACACCAGGCCAAATGGTAGAATCCATGAGCAAGCTAAGGGATTTACCAGATAATACACGAGTATGGTGTGCTCATGAATACACCCTGAAAAATCTCCAATTTGCCCTGAGTGTCGATGGTGAAAACCCGGACTTACAAGGGAGATTTGCCCAAGTCCAAGAGGCGCGTGATCGTAAAGAGGCAACGGTACCTTCCCACTTAGGGGTTGAAAAGCACACCAATCCATTTTTACGTTGGGATGAGCCTGCCCTACAGTCGGCTGCTCAAGCAAAAGAACCGGTTAAGACATTTGCACGGTTACGGGAAATGAAAGACCGATTCTAA
- a CDS encoding peptidoglycan-binding domain-containing protein, with protein MTALINLETSQTSACVTAWLRKHTLYVGFIGLYVVELQSILAHRGYYFGPLDGVFDTEIEYAVQGYQQKVFLRATGIVDQKTWQALLSGAPVNMPILRPGSFGEAVRIVQEVLWISDYYTAKIDGIFASLTLEAVQRFQIDRGLLGNGVVSEHTWNALSEMPRYVY; from the coding sequence ATGACAGCTTTGATTAATTTGGAAACCTCCCAGACCAGTGCTTGTGTCACTGCTTGGCTCAGAAAGCACACCCTTTATGTAGGGTTCATTGGTCTGTATGTGGTAGAATTACAAAGTATCTTGGCTCACCGGGGATATTACTTTGGTCCATTAGATGGTGTGTTTGACACAGAGATTGAATATGCTGTGCAAGGCTACCAGCAAAAGGTATTTCTCAGAGCAACTGGTATTGTAGACCAAAAGACCTGGCAAGCTCTTCTGAGTGGTGCTCCGGTCAATATGCCGATTCTACGTCCTGGCAGTTTTGGTGAGGCTGTAAGAATTGTCCAAGAAGTACTTTGGATTAGTGACTACTATACCGCTAAGATTGATGGCATCTTCGCTTCCCTGACACTCGAAGCAGTGCAACGCTTCCAAATCGACAGGGGTTTGCTCGGTAATGGTGTAGTTAGTGAACACACCTGGAACGCCTTGAGCGAGATGCCTCGCTATGTCTATTAG
- a CDS encoding DUF4079 domain-containing protein, translating into MNLPESVKFWSQFFHPLLMWVLLAAAFYALYLGLKIQKTRTAEGDEKKALVKGKYNVKHHLVGSALLAMMVLGTIGGMAVTYINNGKLFFGPHLLAGLGMTGIIATSASLTPLMQKGQTWARYSHIVLNVALLGLFSWQAITGMQIVQNLLSNP; encoded by the coding sequence ATGAACCTGCCAGAGTCTGTTAAATTTTGGTCTCAATTCTTCCACCCCTTACTGATGTGGGTGCTGCTAGCGGCAGCCTTCTATGCTCTTTATCTAGGTTTGAAAATCCAAAAGACTAGAACGGCGGAAGGTGACGAAAAGAAAGCGCTAGTTAAGGGTAAATATAATGTTAAGCACCATCTTGTTGGTTCAGCGTTGCTAGCAATGATGGTACTCGGTACCATCGGAGGTATGGCAGTAACCTACATTAACAATGGCAAGTTGTTTTTTGGACCCCATTTGCTGGCTGGTTTAGGCATGACCGGAATTATTGCTACCTCTGCCTCTCTGACACCATTAATGCAGAAAGGTCAAACTTGGGCTCGCTATAGTCACATCGTCCTGAATGTTGCACTCTTGGGACTATTCAGCTGGCAAGCCATCACCGGTATGCAAATTGTCCAGAACCTTCTTAGCAATCCGTAG
- a CDS encoding HhoA/HhoB/HtrA family serine endopeptidase: MLVDHQTPKSNHTTRNPLKKAGTYVSLLLLGAGLGFSGGYVALRNSVPQSTSPQAIVPQNKTARLPGTKPVVTENPNFITNVVEQVGPAVVRINASRTVTSRVPDTFRNPMFREFFRFPFPDVPQERVEQGTGSGFIIDTDGYILTNAHVVDSADSVNVILKDGRQFKGTVVGSDPLTDVAVIQIEAENLPTVALGDSDQLTPGEWAIAIGNPLGLDSTVTTGIISATGRSSSQVGVPDKRVEFIQTDAAINPGNSGGPLLNASGEVIGMNTAIIRGAQGLGFAVPINTVEEIAEQLIVDGKVEHPYLGIQMVTLTPEVKQQINSNPNAGLMVDEEQGVLIAKVIPNSPAAKAGLRAGDVIRKINDQPVKDATEVQKSVAKTKVGSDLILELRRNQRDTKLTVRPGAFPTGK; the protein is encoded by the coding sequence ATGCTAGTAGACCATCAAACCCCCAAATCTAATCACACCACCCGTAATCCCTTAAAAAAAGCAGGAACTTATGTATCACTGTTGTTACTGGGAGCAGGGTTAGGCTTTTCCGGCGGTTATGTAGCATTACGTAACTCTGTTCCCCAATCCACATCCCCTCAAGCAATTGTCCCTCAGAACAAAACAGCTAGGCTTCCAGGCACTAAACCTGTGGTGACTGAAAATCCTAACTTTATCACCAATGTGGTAGAACAAGTTGGACCAGCAGTGGTGCGGATTAACGCTTCTAGAACCGTCACCAGTAGAGTCCCAGATACTTTTAGAAACCCGATGTTCCGGGAATTTTTTAGGTTCCCATTTCCCGATGTACCCCAAGAGCGAGTTGAACAGGGTACCGGTTCAGGTTTCATTATCGATACCGATGGTTATATTCTCACCAATGCCCATGTAGTCGATAGTGCGGATAGTGTTAATGTAATCCTCAAGGATGGTCGCCAATTTAAAGGGACGGTAGTGGGAAGCGATCCCTTGACAGATGTAGCTGTGATCCAGATCGAGGCGGAAAACTTACCTACTGTTGCTCTCGGTGATTCTGATCAACTCACCCCAGGAGAATGGGCGATCGCAATTGGTAATCCCCTTGGTTTAGATAGTACTGTAACCACTGGCATCATTAGTGCTACCGGTCGTTCTAGCTCTCAAGTCGGTGTTCCTGATAAGCGAGTGGAATTTATCCAAACCGACGCTGCTATTAACCCTGGTAACTCCGGTGGACCCCTGCTCAATGCCTCCGGTGAAGTGATTGGCATGAACACAGCCATTATTCGGGGTGCTCAAGGATTAGGATTTGCCGTTCCCATTAATACGGTGGAAGAAATTGCTGAACAACTGATTGTTGACGGTAAAGTAGAACATCCTTACTTGGGCATCCAGATGGTAACCTTAACCCCAGAGGTTAAACAACAGATCAACAGTAATCCCAATGCTGGGTTGATGGTTGATGAAGAACAAGGGGTATTGATTGCCAAAGTAATACCTAATTCCCCAGCTGCCAAAGCAGGATTGCGTGCGGGTGATGTGATCCGCAAAATCAATGATCAGCCAGTCAAAGATGCAACAGAAGTTCAGAAGTCTGTGGCTAAAACCAAAGTAGGCAGTGATTTAATCCTAGAGTTGCGTCGCAATCAACGAGATACCAAATTGACTGTGCGACCTGGTGCTTTTCCTACTGGTAAGTAG
- a CDS encoding Ig-like domain-containing protein yields the protein MVKIQAESFPNLTNFVTENNDDAEGGLLLRIPFGIGPNAFSGTASTTFDLPTGNYEVRLGYFDETDGNSTIDITIGDTELPTLTLDNPPDGAGINPDADSFVNEQISSTVFINNGEVITIDGTRDGQEFARIDFIEFNPLDDNLIAVDDTATTEENTSVTIDVLENDTDIDGNSTLTIVSDASNGTAVVDDNGTAGDFSDDSVIYTPDDGFSGADSFTYELSNGLTTQTATVDIDVAAAVDENSLIAVDDTATTEENTAVTIDVLENDTDIDGNGTVTILNDPSNGTAVVDDNGTAEDSTDDSVIYTPDDGFSGADSFTYELSNGLITKTATVDIDVAAAVDENSLIAVNDTATTEENTAVTIDVLQNDTDVDGNGTVTILNDPSNGTAVVDDNGTAEDSTDDSVIYTPDDGFSGADSFTYELSNGLITKTATVDIDVAAAVDENSLIAVNDTATTEENTAVTIDVLQNDTDVDGNGTVTILNDPSNGTAVVDDNGTAEDSTDDSVIYTPDDGFSGADSFTYELSNGLITKTATVDIDVAAAAVDENSLIAVDDTTTTQENTAVTIDVLQNDTDVDGNGTVTILNDPSNGTAVVDDNGTAGDLTDDFVIYTPDDGFSGADSFTYELSNGLITKTATVDIDVAAAVDENSLIAVDDTATTEENAAVTIDVLANDTDINGNSTLTIVNGPSNGTAVVDDNGTAGDFSDDSVIYTPNNGFNGADSLTYELNNGLTTKTATVDINVTPVEDVASSADIFWRNSQIGSNLAWIMNGTELDQSNPIQAESADSPWEMRGAGDFDGDGQKDILWRNTETGDVNFWLMEGSQFKSTASSSQVSDLNWEIRGTGDFDSDGEEDILWRNTNTGENGVWLMNGTQLDQGIFITRQNNGENLLVAEDGLWQMQGAGDLDNDGDADILWRNTQNQDVYYWRMEGTEYVESVLIASLPISGEWEVRGTMDFDGNGFDDVLLRNGTTGQNEIWRMNETGLQEAVATESLTGQTWQSYV from the coding sequence ATGGTAAAAATTCAAGCTGAAAGCTTTCCAAATCTAACGAATTTTGTAACTGAGAATAATGACGATGCTGAGGGTGGTTTACTGCTCAGAATACCCTTTGGAATTGGTCCTAATGCCTTTTCTGGTACTGCTAGCACAACCTTTGATTTACCTACTGGTAACTACGAAGTCAGGCTGGGTTACTTTGATGAGACTGATGGGAACAGCACCATAGATATCACTATTGGCGATACCGAATTGCCAACATTAACTCTCGATAACCCCCCTGATGGTGCTGGTATTAACCCTGATGCTGATAGTTTCGTCAATGAACAAATTAGCAGTACCGTATTCATCAACAATGGAGAGGTAATCACAATTGACGGTACTCGTGATGGTCAGGAATTTGCCCGAATTGACTTCATTGAATTCAATCCACTCGATGACAATCTAATTGCAGTAGATGACACTGCTACTACTGAAGAAAATACATCGGTAACCATTGATGTTTTAGAAAATGACACTGATATTGACGGAAACAGCACTCTGACCATTGTTAGTGATGCCAGCAATGGTACTGCAGTAGTGGATGACAATGGCACTGCTGGAGACTTCAGTGATGATTCTGTGATTTACACTCCTGATGATGGTTTCAGTGGAGCTGATAGTTTTACCTATGAGTTAAGCAATGGTCTAACTACTCAAACAGCTACTGTTGACATTGACGTTGCTGCTGCTGTTGACGAGAACAGTCTGATTGCAGTAGATGACACCGCTACTACTGAAGAAAATACAGCGGTAACCATTGATGTTTTAGAAAATGACACTGATATTGACGGAAACGGCACTGTAACCATTCTCAATGATCCCAGCAATGGTACTGCAGTAGTGGATGACAATGGCACTGCTGAAGACTCCACTGATGATTCTGTGATTTACACTCCTGATGATGGTTTCAGTGGAGCTGATAGTTTTACCTATGAGTTAAGCAATGGTCTGATTACTAAGACCGCTACTGTTGACATTGACGTTGCTGCTGCTGTTGACGAGAACAGTCTAATTGCAGTAAATGACACCGCTACTACTGAAGAAAATACAGCGGTAACCATTGATGTTTTACAAAATGACACTGATGTTGACGGAAACGGCACTGTAACCATTCTCAATGATCCCAGCAATGGTACTGCAGTAGTGGATGACAATGGCACTGCTGAAGACTCCACTGATGATTCTGTGATTTACACTCCTGATGATGGTTTCAGTGGAGCTGATAGTTTTACCTATGAGTTAAGCAATGGTCTGATTACTAAGACCGCTACTGTTGACATTGACGTTGCTGCTGCTGTTGACGAGAACAGTCTAATTGCAGTAAATGACACCGCTACTACTGAAGAAAATACAGCGGTAACCATTGATGTTTTACAAAATGACACTGATGTTGACGGAAACGGCACTGTAACCATTCTCAATGATCCCAGCAATGGTACTGCAGTAGTGGATGACAATGGCACTGCTGAAGACTCCACTGATGATTCTGTGATTTACACTCCTGATGATGGTTTCAGTGGAGCTGATAGTTTTACCTATGAGTTAAGCAATGGTCTGATTACTAAGACCGCTACTGTTGACATTGATGTTGCTGCTGCTGCTGTTGACGAGAACAGTCTGATTGCAGTAGATGACACCACTACTACTCAAGAAAATACAGCGGTAACCATTGATGTTTTACAAAATGACACTGATGTTGACGGAAACGGCACTGTAACCATTCTCAATGATCCCAGCAATGGTACTGCAGTAGTGGATGACAATGGCACTGCTGGAGACTTAACTGATGATTTTGTGATTTACACTCCTGATGATGGTTTCAGTGGAGCTGATAGTTTTACCTATGAGTTAAGCAATGGTCTGATTACTAAGACTGCTACTGTTGACATTGACGTTGCTGCTGCTGTTGACGAGAACAGTCTGATTGCAGTAGATGACACCGCTACTACTGAAGAAAATGCAGCGGTAACCATTGATGTTTTAGCAAATGACACTGATATTAACGGAAACAGCACTCTGACCATTGTCAATGGTCCCAGCAATGGTACTGCAGTAGTGGATGACAATGGCACTGCTGGAGACTTCAGTGATGATTCTGTAATTTACACTCCTAACAATGGCTTTAATGGAGCTGACAGTTTGACCTATGAGTTAAATAATGGTCTGACTACTAAGACGGCTACTGTTGACATTAACGTTACTCCTGTTGAGGATGTTGCCTCTTCTGCGGATATTTTTTGGCGTAATTCTCAGATTGGAAGCAATCTTGCCTGGATCATGAATGGCACTGAGTTGGATCAGTCAAATCCAATTCAAGCGGAATCAGCTGATAGTCCCTGGGAGATGCGTGGTGCTGGAGACTTCGACGGCGATGGGCAAAAGGATATTCTCTGGCGTAATACCGAAACCGGAGATGTGAACTTCTGGCTAATGGAAGGCTCTCAGTTCAAAAGCACAGCATCTAGCAGCCAGGTATCAGACCTCAACTGGGAAATCCGTGGCACGGGAGATTTCGACAGTGATGGAGAAGAAGATATTCTCTGGCGTAATACCAATACCGGAGAAAATGGGGTTTGGTTGATGAATGGTACACAGCTGGATCAGGGAATCTTTATTACCAGACAGAATAATGGTGAGAATTTGCTGGTAGCAGAAGACGGTCTATGGCAAATGCAAGGTGCTGGAGATTTAGATAACGATGGTGACGCGGATATTCTGTGGCGTAATACTCAAAACCAAGATGTCTACTACTGGCGGATGGAAGGTACTGAGTACGTAGAGTCAGTGTTGATTGCCTCACTACCAATCAGCGGTGAGTGGGAAGTTCGTGGTACTATGGACTTTGACGGTAATGGTTTTGACGATGTCCTGTTGCGTAATGGCACTACCGGACAAAATGAGATCTGGCGGATGAATGAAACAGGGCTGCAGGAGGCAGTAGCCACCGAGTCCTTAACAGGGCAGACCTGGCAAAGCTATGTCTAA
- a CDS encoding EF-hand domain-containing protein, protein MLSELQQRKLTRLFNLYDQQTNGVLTQADFERITDNLAAIRGWTPGSPYYDNLLAIYMRIWNGVQKFTDQNQDQQVTLDEWLTYHENVLSDTEGNEAVVNAKAAGIIFLLDSDKDDKVTLEEYRQFFQAYGIDDSQIEEIFGRFDQNNDGYIDKQEILDLVTEFYYSQDPEAPGNWIFGSY, encoded by the coding sequence ATGCTTAGCGAATTGCAGCAGAGAAAATTGACCAGGTTGTTTAACCTGTACGATCAGCAAACAAACGGTGTTTTAACCCAAGCCGATTTTGAACGGATTACTGATAACCTTGCTGCGATCAGGGGTTGGACACCGGGCTCGCCATATTATGACAATCTTCTTGCTATTTACATGAGGATTTGGAATGGCGTGCAAAAATTTACCGACCAGAATCAAGACCAGCAAGTGACCTTGGATGAATGGTTGACTTATCACGAAAATGTACTGAGTGACACCGAGGGGAATGAAGCAGTAGTCAATGCTAAAGCGGCAGGGATTATTTTCCTATTGGATTCTGATAAAGACGATAAAGTTACTCTGGAAGAATACCGACAATTTTTTCAGGCTTACGGTATTGACGACAGTCAAATTGAAGAAATTTTTGGACGCTTCGATCAGAACAATGATGGTTACATTGACAAACAAGAGATATTAGATCTAGTTACCGAATTCTATTACAGTCAAGATCCAGAGGCTCCAGGAAACTGGATTTTCGGTTCCTACTGA
- a CDS encoding NAD(P)H-binding protein, which produces MKACVAGATGETGKRIVQELVMRDIPVRALVRNLEYAQEILPPAAELVVGDVLKPESIGAAIGDSTVVLCATGARPTFDPTAPYKVDYEGTKNLVDAAKQKGVEHFVLVSSLCVSQFFHPLNLFWLILVWKKQAEEYIQKSGLTYTIVRPGGLRNEDNSDPIVMSGADTLFEGSIPRTKVAEVCVEALSEPEARNKIVEVVSSAEAPDQSWEQLFYDVG; this is translated from the coding sequence ATGAAAGCATGTGTAGCTGGAGCAACGGGAGAAACAGGAAAGCGGATTGTACAGGAACTGGTTATGCGTGATATTCCTGTACGGGCTTTAGTGCGAAATTTAGAGTACGCTCAAGAAATATTACCACCAGCTGCAGAATTAGTGGTGGGGGATGTGCTCAAACCTGAGAGTATCGGTGCTGCGATCGGAGATAGTACTGTAGTGCTGTGCGCCACTGGTGCTCGCCCTACCTTTGACCCCACCGCACCCTACAAGGTGGATTACGAAGGCACTAAAAATTTAGTAGATGCTGCTAAGCAAAAAGGGGTAGAACACTTTGTATTGGTTTCCTCCCTCTGTGTGTCCCAGTTTTTCCATCCCTTAAATCTATTCTGGCTGATTCTGGTCTGGAAGAAGCAAGCAGAGGAATATATCCAAAAAAGCGGCTTGACCTACACCATTGTGCGACCAGGTGGTCTCAGAAACGAAGACAACTCAGACCCGATTGTTATGTCTGGGGCAGATACTCTATTTGAAGGTAGCATACCTCGCACCAAAGTAGCAGAAGTTTGTGTTGAGGCGCTGTCGGAACCGGAAGCTCGGAATAAAATAGTAGAAGTGGTTAGCTCAGCAGAAGCTCCCGATCAAAGCTGGGAACAGCTATTTTATGACGTGGGTTGA
- a CDS encoding glycoside hydrolase family protein yields MFNRWAYYPVERTLSDYPTSIHGTPPLVMRGGDPYIRALMRTITASEANDPQPYTIIYGGQHVSDLRRHPEICVPIVAGPNVGKCSTAAGRYQFLDFTWEAKAQRYHPRPSGFLFWKQYSFEAHFQDAVVHDWLKDSRAWGMDIPKELRQGNLDKVLRRLSGTWTSLGYGIETNSMSKHLPKVYQRMLEEELNR; encoded by the coding sequence GTGTTTAATAGATGGGCTTATTACCCGGTTGAGCGTACGCTATCTGATTATCCTACCAGTATTCATGGCACGCCTCCCTTAGTGATGAGGGGGGGAGATCCTTACATTCGCGCCCTAATGCGTACTATCACCGCTAGTGAAGCCAATGACCCCCAACCCTACACGATTATCTATGGGGGTCAACACGTTTCTGATTTAAGGCGTCATCCTGAAATATGTGTTCCCATAGTCGCTGGTCCTAATGTTGGAAAATGTAGCACAGCAGCGGGACGGTATCAGTTCCTTGATTTTACCTGGGAAGCAAAGGCACAACGCTATCACCCCAGACCCTCAGGCTTTTTGTTTTGGAAGCAGTATAGCTTTGAGGCACACTTCCAGGATGCTGTGGTTCACGATTGGCTCAAGGATAGTAGAGCCTGGGGGATGGATATTCCCAAAGAATTGCGGCAAGGAAATTTAGATAAAGTTTTGCGGCGGTTGTCCGGTACTTGGACAAGTCTAGGTTATGGCATAGAAACCAATAGCATGAGTAAGCACTTGCCAAAGGTTTATCAACGGATGCTTGAGGAAGAACTAAACCGATAA
- a CDS encoding DUF1997 domain-containing protein encodes MRSHFINHQSIEEKQVDLNTPAIKADTDPIVPSASYSGSEPTRFHCHFQDCMEMYASAEQVSAYLNTHQDWFCRCAHPMKVKLLTDNGYILTIGSFGAFGYRVEPKIGLELLPLEENSYQIRTIPIPNYVSPGYDLDFQASQTLVEVPAREYFQEHQLESESIPSAITRVEWHLDLSVEMWFPKAILKLPQSLIQRTGNGILQQVVRQVSRRLTHKVQEDFHSSNGLPIPKQSRQRQNLR; translated from the coding sequence ATGCGATCGCATTTTATTAACCATCAGTCAATTGAGGAAAAACAGGTCGATTTGAATACTCCTGCTATAAAGGCCGACACTGACCCTATTGTTCCATCAGCGTCTTACTCAGGTAGTGAGCCGACTCGGTTTCACTGTCATTTTCAAGACTGTATGGAGATGTATGCTTCAGCTGAGCAAGTAAGTGCCTATCTAAATACTCACCAGGATTGGTTTTGTCGCTGCGCTCATCCGATGAAAGTAAAACTGCTCACAGACAATGGCTATATCTTGACCATTGGTAGCTTTGGGGCATTTGGCTATAGGGTAGAGCCAAAAATCGGTTTGGAATTGTTACCTCTTGAGGAAAATTCCTATCAGATTCGGACAATCCCCATACCCAATTACGTCAGTCCAGGCTATGACCTTGATTTCCAGGCATCTCAGACCTTAGTAGAAGTACCAGCAAGGGAGTATTTTCAAGAGCATCAGCTGGAATCGGAGTCCATACCATCGGCGATAACCCGCGTGGAGTGGCATCTTGACCTGAGTGTTGAGATGTGGTTTCCCAAGGCGATTCTGAAACTACCTCAGTCGTTGATTCAACGCACAGGCAACGGAATTTTGCAGCAAGTTGTGCGTCAAGTTTCCCGGCGTTTAACCCACAAGGTACAGGAAGACTTCCATAGCAGTAATGGTCTGCCTATACCGAAGCAATCACGACAGCGGCAGAATCTACGGTAA
- the rplI gene encoding 50S ribosomal protein L9, producing MVKRVQVVLSKDVHKLGKDGDLVEVAPGYARNYLIPQGIAVRATSGVLKQVERRREQERQRILEIKRQAESMKTALQTISRFTIAKQLGEDNAIFGTVTSQDLADAIQESTGKEIDRRGITIPEISQLGFYNAEIKLHPEVTATVEIHVVPK from the coding sequence ATGGTAAAACGTGTACAAGTCGTTTTAAGCAAAGACGTTCACAAACTCGGAAAAGACGGTGATCTGGTAGAGGTAGCTCCCGGCTATGCTCGCAATTATCTCATTCCCCAAGGAATTGCAGTTAGGGCTACCTCTGGTGTTCTCAAGCAAGTTGAGCGGCGCAGAGAGCAAGAACGGCAGCGTATCCTAGAAATCAAGCGACAAGCTGAGTCGATGAAGACTGCTCTACAAACCATTAGCCGCTTTACTATCGCGAAGCAGTTGGGTGAAGATAATGCTATCTTCGGTACTGTTACCAGCCAAGATTTGGCAGATGCCATCCAAGAGTCTACTGGCAAAGAAATAGACCGCCGAGGTATAACTATACCTGAGATTAGTCAACTTGGTTTCTATAATGCAGAAATTAAGCTTCATCCAGAAGTTACAGCCACTGTAGAAATTCATGTTGTTCCTAAATAA